One region of Ovis canadensis isolate MfBH-ARS-UI-01 breed Bighorn chromosome Y, ARS-UI_OviCan_v2, whole genome shotgun sequence genomic DNA includes:
- the LOC138431435 gene encoding testis-specific Y-encoded protein 3-like has product MESETGPEEGGSTPGSWILVVSPGLHEGGALGPTSLMGEAEAMQAPGGESGEEAALFWVEAVEEGAALEEGEVAGIGQEFQLLVLDVMEEVEVVVYEEQEQVFSEDQGQEHPRPRAPSDQPALEALVALQLELDPVNKKAQRAHARLKHKNCQRRRVHLEHRSAIIQGIPGFWVEVFMNHPQMSVLMSNQDEDMLHFMTNLKVEEFRHPTHHCKITLSFRRNRYFQNEVIVKEYLINVTGYQASCSTPVQWYQGFERKAYSRRHHDSSVNFFNWFFDHNFTGSDRIAEIIIKDLWPNPLQYYVKRKAPPREIPGGQEKTEEAASHEDQWPA; this is encoded by the exons ATGGAGAGTGAGAcggggccagaggaaggtggCAGCACTCCAGGatcctggatcttagttgtgagcCCGGGTCTTCACgagggaggggccctggggcctACCAGCCTGATGGGGGAGGCAGAGGCGATGCAGGCCCCAGGTGGTGAGTCAGGAGAGGAGGCCGCCCTCTTCTGGGTGGAGGCAGTGGAAGAAGGTgcggccctggaggagggagaggtggcGGGAATCGGGCAGGAGTTCCAGCTGCTGGTGTTAGACGTCATGGAGGAGGTGGAAGTGGTGGTGTACGAAGAGCAGGAGCAGGTGTTCTCGGAGGATCAGGGCCAGGAACATCCAAGGCCCAGAGCCCCGAGTGACCAGCCTGCACTGGAGGCGCTGGTGGCCCTGCAGCTGGAGTTGGATCCCGTGAATAAGAAAGCCCAAAGGGCGCATGCTCGCCTGAAGCATAAGAACTGCCAGAGGCGGAGGGTGCATTTAGAACACAGAAGTGCCATCATCCAGGGAATCCCTGGCTTCTGGGTCGAAGTT TTTATGAACCACCCCCAAATGTCAGTTTTGATGAGCAACCAAGATGAAGACATGCTTCACTTCATGACCAACTTGAAG GTGGAGGAATTCAGGCATCCCACTCATCACTGCAAGATCACATTGTCCTTTCGGAGGAATAGGTATTTCCAGAATGAAGTGATTGTTAAGGAGTATCTGATTAACGTCACTG GATACCAAGCATCTTGTTCGACTCCAGTTCAGTGGTACCAGGGGTTTGAACGTAAGGCATACAGCCGCAGGCACCATGACAGCAGCGTTAATTTCTTCAACTGGTTCTTTGACCACAACTTCACTGGATCTGACCGGATTGCTGAG ATCATCATAAAGGATCTGTGGCCCAATCCTTTGCAGTACTATGTGAAGAGGAAGGCTCCACCACGAGAGATACCGGGAGGACAAGAG